ATCTGAGGAGATATTCTATGGGCGATGTTAAAAGAAAGTTTGCAACTATTCTTGCAACAGATTGCGTGGGCTTCAGCAAACATATGCTGGAAGATGAACAGGCAACCTTTGAAAGCTTAAACGCCTGCCGCGAAATCATTGACTCGCTTATCGAACAGCATGGTGGCCGAATTTTTCATACTGCGGGGGATTCCGTGCTTGCCGAATTTGAAAGCCCAATTGAAACCGTGAACTGCGCTATCAAATTCCAAGAAGCCATCCAAGAGCGCAATGAAACAATTTCAGATGAAGATCCACGGCGAAAATTACTTTGGAGAATTGGGATTCACTCAGATGACGTGATCTTCGAGAAAGACAATGTATACGGAAATGGCGTCAATATTGCGGCGCGCCTGGAAGCCCAATGCGTGCCGGGTCAAATTCTTGTTTCCAGGGCGATTAATGAGCAGGTTGCCTCTAGAATCGAAGCGATTTCGCAGGCGGCCGGAACCAAAAAACTGAAAAATATCTCAAGCGAATTTGAGGTTTTTACCATTTCCACTGATAAAACAAATAATCTTGAAAGCGCTGACATCTCTGAAGAACAAGAAGAAACAGACCGCTCACAAAAGCCAACGCTATCTATCCTGCCCTTTAAAAATCTGAATGAAAACGAAGACAGCTCTTTTTTGATCGATGGCGTCTATGAAGACATCCTGACCGAGCTTTCTATGGTAAGGCAACTTTCTATTGTTTCACGCCAATCAAGCGTGAACTTTGCAGATAGCGATAAGGAACTAGATGATTTCATCGCTCAGTTTAAAGTCAATTACCTCATCCAAGGCTCGATTAGATCATCCGGCTCAAAGGTACGCGTAACGGTTTCACTCTTAGAGGCTGACACCAAAGAAATCGTTTGGAGCAAGCGGTTTGACCGAAATTTAGACGATATATTCGAAGTTCAGGATGAGATCGTTCGCAGCGTGACACAGGCGATTTTGGGCGAAATTGAGCTGGCCAGCTTGAACCGAGCAAAACGTAAACCCACCCAAAATATGAGCTCTTATGAATTTCTTCTAAGGGGAAAAGAAGGGCATCATGCGATCGACAAGGAGGCCAATGCGCATGCGCTTGAAATGTTCGATAAAGCCATCGAAGCAGACCCTGCTAACGCACAAGCTTATGCATGGAAGGCGTGCACTATGGGGCAAGCCTTGGGCCGTGGATGGATAGAGAAATCGCTTGAAGAGGTTATGCCTGAATTTAATAAATTGATGGATCACGCCGTCAAAGCAGATCCCAATGATTTCGAGCTTCACAGGCTTTTATGCGGTATAAGCACCATGACAGGAAAATTTAAAGCGGCCGTTGAACATGGGAAAAAAGCCTATGATATGGTGCCGAATGATCCAAGAATTTTGCAACAATATGGCGAAATTCTATTGAAAACGGGCAAAACCAAACAGGGCTGTGATTTAACATTGCTCGCGTTGGAATATGATCCGGTGGCGCAGGGCCAAACCAATAGTGATAAGCGCAAAAGCGATGCTGTTTTTGGGTGCTTGATGGATGATCGGGTTGAACTGGGGTTAGAGCTGGCGGAAGAAATTGAGGCTTGTTCGGAAAATATACTTCTGTTTGCTGCGGCGCTCTCAGTTGCAAAACATGGCTCTTTGGAACCATGTCCTTGGCTGATCAAGGATCTGAAAACCTGCAATTTTGAAGGGCTGGAAGCAGCGATTGAAGAGATGGGTAGATATGACGTGGTGGTTCAAAGCACGTTACGAGAGGTATTTCTGGATCACGTCGCAAAGCTGCAACCCAAATTGCAATTGGTAAGCTGATATTACACCGTCAGGATCTAAATTTGCGCCTGATGATTTTGGATTATGCTCACAAAGCTCCAAGCCTAATGGTTTTGGTTTTAATGCGTGTTACCCTCAGATTTAAATATCGCGTGGCAGTTGCGCGCAGGGTTCGCTTACCGCCATGCAAGTATCGGGGCCGCATCAATACAGCGCGTGGACACGCTGTCAGAGGCGAATTCTTAGGATACCGTTCTACCTGAAACGGCCGCCAAATAGCCGCTTTCATATCCAAAAGGCCGCCATTTCATCAAACCCGTTTCAAAGAGGTTTATTTAAGGGGTGTGGCACCTGTTTCAGTGCGCCAAAACAACCCATCTTTTTTCAGCGTCACCAACATAACCGCTTCTTTATCGCCATTTTCAAAGTCATTGAATTGGTGGATCACGCAAATATCATCATTCTCATATAGACAGCGCCTGTTTGTAACGCTCTCATTTCTCATGACAGCGGACATCATCTCAGGCGTCATATCAGATTTTTTCATAACCTTCCCGTTGGAATGAAATTTGAATTGATAATCCTCATGAAGCAATGCGATCCAGGCTGCAGCGTCATTCTTATTCCAAGCCTCTTCCCATTTTTCAAAAAGTGCCATTTCATTTCCTTTTCAAATTTCAAAACCACTCTAGGCATACCCGCCTGTATTTAAATCTCTGATTGCTCAATCGAGGATTATATGATTGTCAAAAAGCGTTCGCTCTATACATCATAACGCGTGCGGCGCATTGCGCGGTAGCGCGTATTTGCCCCATGACAGCATCATATTAAGCCATGAGAACCTAGCGTTAAGTCGCCTTCTACATCGAAAACAACATCCACAAAAAACGGGTTTTTGGGCGTGTACCAACACGGCTCTAGCCTTCGTTTAATAACGTAAGTTCTACGCGCGCGTTCCACAGTTGAACGCAACCCTCGCAGGATATGCTGACTTTGCGCCGGGCACGATACGCGGGATGTTTGCGACATCCCTCTGATAAAATCTCTAACAATTCAATCTTGCGCTTATCTCGCTCATTCAACATTTTCTTGTCCTCGCGGTTAAAATTCGGCTTCAGCTTAGAGGTTGGGGATTATTGGCTGGGTTTGAATCTATTACGTTAATTTCTATAAGATGCATCGCCTCACCAAGATTTTTCAAAGATTTCTCCACCTCGCCTGCATGGGCTTTCGAATATACTTGCTCATTCCCAAGATAAAACGCGAAAGATTTGAGATGTTTGGCTTTCTTCTCAGGATTTTCGATCGTAGCTTTGGTCCAATCATAGAGGTGATATTGCGCAATATCATTGCGTTCCGCTTCTTCGCAATATTCCCGAAACGCATCAAACGTGCAGACCAGTTGCATTCCGTTCTGCTCGGCAATTTTGAGCACCGCCTGCGACAAAGCCATCGCCCGCGCACCGCGCAGATCGGCCGACAGTACCTCAGAGGTTTTGATCCGGATTTGATACAACCATTCAGACATTTCGGTTCCTTTTCTTTTGCACTCAGATGCGGCGCGCTCACGCCGGATCATAAGAGGCGTATATCAGCAGCGCCAGACATTTGCGGGATAAACAATCGCACCCATTTGGATCCACAACGCTTCACCGATATTTAAATTCACCCCCAAATATATTTTATCAGAGATAGCGTTAAACGCCGACTCTGAGGTATTTTTTGTATAAAATTTGTTAAGGGCAGCTTTAATGAATAAGAACACCCAGTCAGAAAAAGAATGGATATAGAACAAAAACTATTTTTGTTCTTGTATTGTTCTATTTCTTAGTTTAAACAGCTTCATGAGGCGGCGCGGGTTACGGCAGTGATGGTGTAAGACAATCAGCCAACTACGGCCGCCTTCAAATTTTTTGCAAACATTCTGTAAACCCATCATCCAGCTTTATTTTACTGCAATGCGGCCTCAAAAAACCGGTGCGTTGCATAAAACATTTTGCCGTTTCAAATCATAGCCAGCGCGCCGCAAGACGGATGGTTTATTGCCTCACCCTATCACGGTGAACCACGCCTGACCGCGGATCTCTACGACTGTCATCAAACCATTCTAGCAAATGTTCAATCCCATCAAGCGCCTGCAAACGTAAAGGTTCTAAAGCCATCTTGGCTT
The sequence above is drawn from the Rhodobacteraceae bacterium IMCC1335 genome and encodes:
- a CDS encoding adenylate/guanylate cyclase domain-containing protein — its product is MGDVKRKFATILATDCVGFSKHMLEDEQATFESLNACREIIDSLIEQHGGRIFHTAGDSVLAEFESPIETVNCAIKFQEAIQERNETISDEDPRRKLLWRIGIHSDDVIFEKDNVYGNGVNIAARLEAQCVPGQILVSRAINEQVASRIEAISQAAGTKKLKNISSEFEVFTISTDKTNNLESADISEEQEETDRSQKPTLSILPFKNLNENEDSSFLIDGVYEDILTELSMVRQLSIVSRQSSVNFADSDKELDDFIAQFKVNYLIQGSIRSSGSKVRVTVSLLEADTKEIVWSKRFDRNLDDIFEVQDEIVRSVTQAILGEIELASLNRAKRKPTQNMSSYEFLLRGKEGHHAIDKEANAHALEMFDKAIEADPANAQAYAWKACTMGQALGRGWIEKSLEEVMPEFNKLMDHAVKADPNDFELHRLLCGISTMTGKFKAAVEHGKKAYDMVPNDPRILQQYGEILLKTGKTKQGCDLTLLALEYDPVAQGQTNSDKRKSDAVFGCLMDDRVELGLELAEEIEACSENILLFAAALSVAKHGSLEPCPWLIKDLKTCNFEGLEAAIEEMGRYDVVVQSTLREVFLDHVAKLQPKLQLVS
- a CDS encoding DUF4440 domain-containing protein; this translates as MALFEKWEEAWNKNDAAAWIALLHEDYQFKFHSNGKVMKKSDMTPEMMSAVMRNESVTNRRCLYENDDICVIHQFNDFENGDKEAVMLVTLKKDGLFWRTETGATPLK